The DNA sequence GTTTTACTTCCTCTGCACTCAATTGTTTTCTAACCTTATCTTTCCCTGTAGGATCACCTATTTGAGCGGTAAAATCGCCAATAATAACTACCGCAGTGTGTCCTTGATCTTGAAATGCCCTTAATTTACGAAAGGGTATGCTATGCCCCAAGTGTAAATCCGTCCCTGTGGGATCAATTCCTAATTTGACCCTCAAAGGGCGATCGCATCTATTACATAATTGTTCTAAATTTTCACTCTCTTCTTGAGAATCTGTTTGGGAGGGAAAAACTTCGGTAACGCCTCTATATAACCACTCAAAATTGTCACTTGTCATCTATTTTTTGTTTCTTTATATGTACCAAAATTTCAGTCAACATCATATCATGGTTCGGGGTTCGGAGAGTTCGCTGCGCTCGTTCCGCAAAGCGGTACGGAGTTCGGAGTTATAGTCGTTTCGATTAATATTGAGACAATTCAATAAAATTTGTGGGGTGGGCATTGCCCACCAATAAGCATTTTGGGATAAACATTTAGATTATTAAACTGTTTCATTCTTATTCTAAATAACTATAGAAGTTATTAATTAGCAACTATTTACCTTTGCCCTTGTATTAATTGTTAATGGAATCAAAACCAATCGTCGTCATCATTCCAATCATTTTCATAAGGAATTTCTCTATCTTTGCCTACACGATAGCCTCTTTCTGGGGGATAATCAGGAGAGCGACGAGAAGGAGTACGAGGAGGTGGAGTTGGACGAGAAACACTGCTACCACTGTAAGGGGTATTACTCGCAGGAGGAGGAGAATAGGGATCTCGATAATCTCTGCGAGAATCACGACTGGGATTAACTCGACCACCATAAAGGGTTGTATCAGGGCTATTGCGGTAAACATTACGACGATCGCGCGGATTATAGTCAAAGTCGTCGTCATCATCACCGATAAAGGTTTTCTTAATGGACTCAAAAAAGCCTTCTTCCTCTTCGTTATATTGCAAACGGACTTCTCGATTCAATTCATATAAAACATCCTCTAAATCTGCCTGAGAACGATCTAAACGGCGATCGTCATCTTGTTCTAAACTATCCAATATCTCCCGACAAAGATTATCTATATCTCGACGGTAAGGATTAGTGAATTGACTACCAAAATCGAGGGTAACTTCCCTTAATCTTCTTTGTGCCTGATCCGTCAAAGCCTTAGCCCGATTACGCTTCTCGACTCGATCGCGTCTTTCCCTATCTTCTCTAGCAAAATCGTCAGCTTCTTGAATCATGCGATTAATTTCTGACTGAGAAAGAGTAGAAGCACCTTGGACAATAATACTTTGTTCCCTACCAGTGGTTTTATCTCTCGCAATCACCTGCAAAATACCGTTAGCATCAATATCGAAAGATACTTGCACTTGAGGTACACCCCTAGGTGCAGGAGGAATACCCGTTAATTTAAAACGCCCTAAAGATTTGTTATCTGAAGCCATTTCCCTCTCCCCTTGCACCACATGGATTTCCACCGAGGTTTGATTATTTTCTGAAGTGGAGAAAACATCTGATCTTCTTACGGGAATAGTGGTATTACGAGGCACAAGTTTTTTGGTCACTCCCCCAATGGTTTCCACACCGATAGATAAAGGAGTCACATCAAGGAGTAAGATGTCTTTGACTTCTCCAGCCAAAATTCCTGCTTGAACCGCCGCCCCCACCGCCACAACTTCATCAGGGTTAACATTTTGGTTAGGCTCTATGTCGATAAAACTGCGTACTAACTCCTGCACCATGGGGATACGGGTTGAACCACCCACTAATACTACCTCATCGATTTGCACAGGAGACAATCCAGCATCCTTTAAAGCCCGAATAATGGGACGACGGAGACGGGATACCAAATCTCCACATAACTCCTCAAATTTTGCCCTAGAGAGGGTGGTTTCGATATGTTTAGGTCCATCTTCCGTGGCAGTAATAAAGGGTAAATTAATCTCTGAGGTGCTGACCCCTGAAAGTTCAATTTTTGCTTTCTCAGCCGCTTCTGTTAACCTTTGTAAGGCTTGGCGATCGCGCCTTAAGTCCACCCCTTCAGTTTCCAAAAATTGTTCTGCTAAATAGTCAACAATCTTCTTATCAAAATCATTACCTCCTAACTGAGTATCGCCACTGGTTGCTCTTACCTCTAAAACTCCATCCCCCACCTCAAGGATAGATACATCAAAAGTGCCTCCCCCCAAATCAAAAACCAAAATCTTCTCACTGCTTTTCTTCTCCAAACCATAAGCCAAAGAAGCCGCCGTTGGTTCATTTACAATTCTTAACACTTCCAAACCAGCAATTTTACCCGCATCCTTTGTGGCTTGACGTTGGCTATCATTAAAATAAGCAGGTACAGTAATTACTGCCCCCGTTACTTCCTCCCCTAAATACCTTTCCGCTTCCTCTGCTAGTTTACGCAAAATCATCGCTGATACTTCTTCGGGGGCAAACTCTTTTTTGAGACGAGGACAACGAATTTTAATATTATCCATCTCATCACGGCGGATAGTGTAGGGAACACGCTTACTAGCTTCACTTAATTCACCGTATCTTCTCCCCATGAAGCGTTTAATACCATAATAAGTATTTTGAGGATTCAATACTCCTTGTCGTCTTGCCATTTGTCCAACCACTAACTCACCATCTTTGTTAAAACCTACCACAGAGGGAGTGGTGCGACTACCTTCGGCATTGGCAATTACCAGAGGCTTTCCCCCTTCCATAACAGCTACGACTGAGTTGGTTGTACCTAAGTCTATACCTACGACTCTTCCCATTGCTAGTTTTTTTCTCCAGTTTGTTGCACTACTGCGCCCCGTTGAGGCTTTTTTCTAATTTACTATGTAATCGTATCTATTTTACTTAGATCTTGCACTAACTTCAGAATATACAGTTGTGGTTTACTTAAAGGGCAAAGGGCGAAGGGCAAGGGGCAAAGGTAATAAACAAACAATTAGTAATTAGTAACTTCAGCACTTTAAGAATTAGTTTCTCCCTAACACCCCAATCCCCCAACACTGCAAACTTAAGATAACATGATATTGGGTTATACTTTTTCTTGTTGTTTTTTATCATTTCTTTGCCTCTCTCTGATTTCTATGGATTTATTGACTATTGCGACTCAAGCTAAAACATCCGCTCACCATCTTGCTACTTTATCGGAATCTGCTCGAAATATTGCTTTGAATGCGATCGCATCTGCATTGAGTGAACATCAAGAAGAAATAGTGAAAGCTAATGAAAAAGACTGTAGTTTAGCTGAAAATAATATATCTTCCGCATTATATGCCCGTCTCAAGTTAGGAGAATCAAAATTACAAAGTGCGATCGCTGGTGTTAGAGATGTGGCAAAATTAAGAGATCCTTTAGGCAGTATTTCCCTGAAACGAGAATTAGACCAAAATTTGGTTTTAGAGCGGGTATCTTGTCCTCTAGGGGTCTTAGGAGTAATTTTTGAGGCTCGTCCAGAAGCCTTAATTCAAATTGCTAGTTTAGCCATTAAATCTGGCAACGGGGTTATTCTCAAAGGAGGAAAAGAAGCTCTCCACACCTGCACTGTGTTAACAGAAATTATCCAAAAAGCCTTACAAGAAACAGAAGTTAATCCTTATACAGTGCAACTTTTGACCACTAGAGAAGAAATAAAAGCCCTTTTAGATTTAGATGAATATGTGGATTTAATTATTCCCCGTGGCTCTAACGAATTTGTCCGCTACGTGCAGGAAAATACCAAAATTCCCGTTTTAGGTCATGCTGATGGAATTTGTCATCTATTTATCGATGAATTTGCTGATTTACAAACTGCCGTTAAAATCACTATCGATGCAAAAACTCAATATCCTGCCGCTTGTAACGCCATCGAAACTCTACTAATCCATGAGAAAATCGCACCTCAATTCTTACCTGCCATTGCCCAAGCCTTAGAAGAAAAAGGAGTAAAATTGAAAGGAGATGAAGCCACCAGCAAAATTATTGACTGTGAAAAAGCAGTAGAAGATGATTGGCGGACAGAATATAGTGATTTAATTCTTGCTCTCAAGATTGTAGATAGTATAGAAGATGCGATCGCACATATAAATAAATACGGTTCAAAACACACTGATGGTATTGTAACAGCTAACTTAAATAATGCCGAGAAATTCTTAAATGAAGTGGATTCGGCTGGAGTGTATCATAACTGCTCAACTCGCTTTGCTGACGGTTTCCGCTATGGCTTTGGTGCAGAGGTAGGCATAAGTACCCAAAAAATGCCCCCCAGAGGACCTGTAGGTTTAGAAGGCTTAGTCACATATAAATATAAACTAAGAGGACAAGGACAAATCGCCGCCGATTATAGTGGTATTAATGCGAAACCTTTCACTCATAAGGATTTAGATTTCAATTAGTCATATAAGACAAGACAAAAGGCAAAAGGCAAGAGGTAAAAGGCAAAAGTGTTTAATTAACCTCCCCTAACACTCCCCGGGCAGTTTCAAAGTAGAAAGACAAAAACGCTAAAACTATTGCCAGTAAAAGAATATAGGGTTTTAGAGCTTTTAGGATTAAGAAGTAGTTAAAAATGTTGAGATTATCAATTTATAACCATAAACCATTAAAAACTATTGCAAGAGTGCCTATTCCCTACCTGAGTTCGATGAAAAAAGTATCGAAAAATAAAGTGCCCTCGAGTTATCATCGAGCCAATTTTGGAATAAAAATTTATTAAATTTAGGAAAAACTCATTTACAATCAATTTATTCAGCTTTTTTGTCAATAATTATTACTTTTAACTCCGAACTCCGAACTCCGAACTCAGGTATTCCCTGCCTTAACCAAAAAATTTTAGAATGAAACAGCCCTGCCTAACACTCCCTATACCCTAATACCCCAATACCTTGACATCTGTACCCGAACCCCGTTCACGACTGAAAGGAGTGTATGAGCGTAGCGAACTCCCCGAACTCTCTAAACCTTTTTGTCAGAAAAACTTGATTTATGAGAGCGTATCTTGCATAGTGTAAAGAATTTAACCTAGAATTAATGTTAAATATGTAATCTATGAACAAAAATTAATCTTCTAATCTGTGAGTGAATCTAAAATGAAAGTATAGATACAGTCGCAGATTCGTTGAGAGAAATAAGATATATGGTAATTTCTAACACTACTTCCCCTGTCAATTTGTCGTCTTCTGATGTAGTCCCTATAAAGTGTACAGGGGCTTATGCTTTGATGGATAGTCTTTGCCGTCATGGGGTAAAGCATATTTTTGGTTATCCGGGAGGAGCTATTCTTCCTATTTATGATGAATTATATCGCTTTGAAGCTAAAGGCGAACTGCAACATATCCTTGTTAGACATGAACAAGGGGCGGCCCATGCGGCGGATGGTTATGCTCGTGCCACTGGTAAAGTTGGGGTTTGTTTTGGAACTTCTGGACCTGGAGCAACCAATTTAGTGACTGGTATTGCCACCGCACATATGGACTCTATTCCCATGGTAATTATTACAGGGCAGGTGACAAGAGCCGCTATTGGTTCTGATGCTTTTCAGGAAACTGATATTTATGGTATCACTCTACCTATTGTCAAACATTCTTATGTTGCTCGTAATGCCGCAGATATTCCTTGGATTATTGCTGAGGCTTTCCATATTGCTAGTACAGGCAGACCAGGTCCTGTGTTGGTGGATATTCCCAAAGATGTTGGTTTAGAGGAGTTTTACTATCAACCTGTTAACCCCGGAGAGGTAAAATTACCGGGTTATCGTCCCACTGTCAAGGGAAATCCCCGCCAAATTAGTGCGGCTTTGGATTTGATTAGTGAAGCAAAACAACCCTTACTTTATGTTGGAGGCGGTGCAGTTTTATCTAATGCCCATGCTCAAATTAAGGAATTAGCTGAACTTTTCCAAATTCCTGTAACTACTACTCTAATGGGTTTAGGTGCATTTGATGAACACAATTCTCTTTCTGTGGGAATGTTAGGAATGCACGGCACTGCTTACGCCAATTTTGCGGTAAGTGAGTGTGATTTATTAATTGCCGTTGGTGCGAGATTTGATGATCGAGTAACGGGTAAATTAGATGAATTTGCTTCCCGTGCTAAAGTTATTCATATTGATATTGATCCTGCGGAAGTTGGTAAAAATCGTCGTCCTGATGTGCCTATTGTAGGGGATGTGCGTCAAGTTTTAGAGCAAATGTTGCAACGGGCAAGGGAGTTGGATTTGTCTAACACAGACGGCTTAACCCAAGATTGGTTAAAACGCATTGATAAATGGAAAGAAGATTATCCTTTAGTTGTACCCCATCCAGAAGATGCTCTTTCTCCTCAAGAGGTTATTGTGGAAGTTGGTCGTCAAGCACCTCATGCTTATTATACTACTGATGTGGGTCAACATCAAATGTGGTCAGCACAATTTTTGAAAACAGGTCCTCGCCGTTGGATTTCTAGTGCAGGTTTAGGCACTATGGGTTATGGTTTACCTGCGGCTATGGGGGCTCAAGTTGCTTTAGCAGATGAAGATGTTATCTGTATCAGTGGTGATGCTAGTTTTCAAATGAATTTGCAGGAATTAGCTACTTTAGCTCAATACAACATCAAAGCCAAAACCGTTATTATCAACAATGGTTGGCAGGGCATGGTTCGTCAATGGCAGGAAACTTTTTATGGAGAACGTTATTCTGCTTCTAATATGTCCACAGGAATGCCTAATTTTGAACTCTTAGCTCAGGCTTTTGGGGTTAAGGGTATTACTGTTCGTAATCGTGAGCAGTTAAAAGGTGCGATCGCATCTATGTTGGAACATGATGGTCCTGTGTTACTAGATGTTCATGTTAAGCGGGATGAAAATTGTTATCCAATGGTTGCCCCGGGTAAAAGTAATGCTCAAATGTTAGGTTTACCGAAAAAAGCACCAGAAAAACAACATTTAGAAGTACAAGTTTGTACTAATTGCGGTACTCACAATTCTGGAGAAAGTAATTTTTGCTCTGAATGTGGCACGAAGTTGTAGTTCGGAGTTCGGAGTTCGGAGAGTAGGGAGTGGGGAGAAGAATCTTCATTCACCTAACATCTGAAACCTGACTTCTCTCCTAATCAATTATTCATTATTAATTCTTTATGTTATTTAATCAATCAAAATTACTTCTTACTATTGGTTGTTTTGGTTTACTTTCAATGCAACCAGTTTTAGCACAAGAACAAATGTTAAAAACGATTACTGTTACAGGAGAGGGTATAGAAAGAATACCTACTACCATTGCTAATGTACAGTTGGGGGTTGAAATCCAAGGAGAAAATGCTTCTCAAGTTCAAGAGGAGGTAGCCCAAAAAAGTAATTCTTTAGTAAACCTACTAAAATCTCGTTCTGTACAAAGACTGCAAACTAGCGGTATTCAATTAAGTCCGAATTATAGTTATAACGATAATCAGAGAAAATTAATCGGTTATGTTGCCACCAATCTTGTTAGTTTTGAGTTACCTATCGACAAAGTGGGTGCTGTTTTAGATGAAAGTGTTAAAGTTGGTGCTACTCGTATTGATAATGTTACTCTTACCGCCGAAGAAGATGCGATCGCATCTGCTCAAGAAAAAGCTCTAGTTAAGGCAACAGAATCAGCACAAAAACAGGCTAATGTTATTTTACAGACTCTAAATTTAAACCCTCAAGAAATTATCACCATCAGTGTTAATGGGGCAAATAATCCCAATCCTGTGATAATGCCCAGAATGCGTAGTGCGATGGAAGCTAGTGTGGCAAATACTCCTGTTGTCGGTGGCGAACAAACGGTTTCTGCTTCTGTGACTCTGCAAATTCGTTATTAAGGGTAACAGATTTTCATTGGTGCTAGTGTACAATAAATGGATTTTAGAATAGATAAATTTCACCAAAGTATCAATTCTAAAAGCTCTAAACCTTGATCACATTCAGATCAATTTGAGGAAGCAACATTTTTGTTTTACAACTAAATTATTTTATCTTGAGAGGATGGGAGATGTTACTATATTTACCATAAAATGACTTGAGTCCATCATTCATGTAAAAAAGCCTCAATGAATCAAAAAACATCCATAAATCAATCCCCTTTAAGTTCATTAATCCCCATTCTTATCGGAATTTTTGTCGGCATTTTATTGGGGGGTTTTTTACCTATCTGGGGACAAGAAGTTAAATTTTTAGGAGAATTATTTATTAATGCCTTATTAATGTTGGTTGTGCCTTTGGTTATAACTTCCATGATAGCTAGTATCACTTCTTTAGGCGATATTAGTAAATTAAAAGGTATTGGCTTAAAAACAATTATTTTTTATTTTATAACCACTGGAATAGCTGTAATTTTAGGCTTAGTTTTAGTTAATATCACTCAACCCGGAGTTGCTCAAGATGATGCGGAAAGAGTCTTATTAAGAGGTGGAGAAATTTTAACTGAAGTAGAATATAAAGTTGAAGAAAATGAAGTTTTGCTCTCAGATACAAATTTAAGAAAATCTTTTGATGATCGTTATTTTGTTTCTTTAATTGATCAAGATATTCGGGGAAATATTCTCGAAAAAACTACTATTAATAGTCAAAAAATAATTGTTTCTCAGTGGGAAAATAGTCAAGGAGAAATCGTTTCTCCTCTCAGAAGAGGAAGAGGCATAAAAATAGATTTAACTATTGCTAAAAGAATAGAAGGTAAAGAAAAAAGTTCGATCAAAACAACCCTTGAGCAAGTAGTCACAGATTTACTTCCCCGTAATTTATTTCAATCAATGGTAGAAAATGACGTTTTACCTTTAATCATTTTTTCCCTCGTTTTTGGTGCGATTTTAACTACCTTAGAAGATGGACAAATAGTCATAGATTTTATCTCCGTTTTAAATAAAGCTATCCTAAAAATTGTCGATTTAATTCTTATTTTTGCTCCCATTGGTATTGGTGCATTAATCGCAGGGCGCTTAGGAGATGCAGGGGGATTTGAAGGGTTTGGCAGTGAATTTCTCTCTCTTTGGAAATATTCTAGTACAGTGATACTAGGTCTAGCTTTACACGGATTTTTCATTTTAACCTCTATACTTTACCTTATCACCTCTCGATCGCCCTTTGATTATTTAAGAAAAACATCCCCTGCCTTAATTACAGCTTTTTCCACCTCCTCTAGTTCTGCCACAATTCCTGTCACCCTTGAATGTGCCATCAAAAATAATAAAGTCGATAGTAAAATTGCTGATTTTGTTATACCTCTAGGAGCGACAATTAACATGGATGGTACAGCCCTTTATGAAGCAGTTGCCGCCGTTTTTATTGCCCAAATCTACGGTATAGAATTAAGTCTGGGGCAGTTAATTGTTATTTTCTTGACTGCAACCTTAGCGGCAGTAGGGGCGGCAGGTATTCCCGAAGCAGGACTCGTCACTATGGTAATAGTATTAAAAGCAGTTAATATACCAGTAGAGGGTATTTCCTTAATTCTTGTTATCGACTGGTTTTTAGATCGTTGTCGCACTACAATCAATGTTTGGGGAGATAGTGTTGGTGCGGCTGTTATTAATCACCTTAGTCAAGAGAATGAATGAATTTACTTTTAGCAATTAAAAATTAATTTCTCCCTAAGCCCCTAATCACTAATTCCAAACTAAGATAACCTGAGTTTTGGTTAAGCAGATTGAGGTGAAATCCATTCTAAGGGAAGGTGGGGCTTTTTTGGTTGATGACAATATGCGATTAACCCACATAATATATTGACACAAAAATTTATTAGTAAACGATGACCAGAATGTTATATTTTTGAGCTGATGATTGATTGTTTCGACAATCACTCGTTTTCGAGATAAAAGTTTGTTATGAAGTCTCATTAATTTATTCTTCATATTGCGTCTGGGTTTGGCAAAAAAACTCAATGCCAAAATCTTTCAGTAGCTTTGTGGCTAATTTTTGTGAGACATAGCCTCTATCACCAAAAACTTTTCCCCAAAAATCTTTTAATGTACACTTTTATATTAAAAGGTTTAAATAAGACGAGTACGGAGGGATTTGAACCCCCGACACCCAGAACCGGAATCTGGTGCTCTATCCAACTGAGCTACGCACCCAACTTTAGAAGTAATAATACTATCTAGTTTAGTATTTTAGTATAGCAGTTATCAATGGGTTGTGATATTTTTTATTGTATTTAAAAACATTGAAAAACTCAATCAATAACTCTCCAATAAAAACACTAAACCTCACATTTTTTAAAAGAAGCCTATCTCACAACTCCAATTTAATTGCTATATATCTCCCGTTAATAAAAAAAATAATAACCGTTTGGGAAAAGTTAACGGGAGTCTTTTTTACACGTTAAAGTGATTTAAAATATTAGCGATTAAACCTTCAAATTAAATTTAACCTTCTACGTTTAAGAAAGGTAATAAAGCCAATTGTCTAGCTCTTTTTACAGCATTGGTTAAATCTCTTTGCTGACGAGCGGTTAAGCCAGTGATACGACGAGGAAGCATTTTGCCTCTTTCTGTTACAAATTTATGGAGCAATTCTAAATCTTTATAGTCTATTTTTTGATCTAGAGGAATAGGAGATAATCTTTTACGAAAATAAGCCATAATTTACCTTTAATTTTTTACTTTAATTTTTTGAAAATTGTCCCGAATAAAACTATTTAATTTCTTTGTGAATAGTATGTTTATTGCAATGGGTACAGAATTTTTTAATTTCCATTCTACCAGTAGTATTTCTTCTATTTTTCATGGTAGTATAGCGAGAAACCCCTTTAGAACGTTTGTCAGGGTTGCTACGACACTCTGTACATTCAAGAGTGATGATAATACGGACACCTTTTTTACTTGCCATTTTTTTAGCTTAAGTTACTATGGGAGTAATTTTATACACAATCTACTATTATCTTATATTGACCCCTTTTTTGACAAGCCCCCGATTAAATAATCCAAGGCAAACCCACACTAAAAATCCTCAAAGAAAAATAACTCGGTGCAAAACGAAATTCTTTTATAACTTTCACGGCTCTAAAAATGTTATATCTCTAACTAGCTTCAGAAATTAAACTCTCTCCAACCTCTAACCTTGTCCCATTTATAAAATTCCATGCTGACTGTAACTTTTTCCCTGCTAACTGTACTTCCAATATCAGCAATAAACCGTTTCCAGTTTGCACCACAAAACCGAAATTTTTAATAGTTTTTACAATTTCCCCAACATTGCCAGAAATTTCATTGATACCTTGTAGGTAATTAGGAAGTTTTTGAAATTGAGGTGGTAATTCTAAATTTTCAATTTCTCCTAAAGGTAAACTTTGAGTTATCTTCAGATTTTGTTCTCGGAATGTTGTTAGGCAATTAGGATAAAATCCACGAATTTGATTATGAATTTCTAAAGCAGATTTAGACCAATCAATAATATAGTCTTCTTTGGTTATTAATCTAGCATAAGTTGCTTTTTTCTCATTCTGAGGAATAGGAGTAAGTTGTCTTAAGCTGATTTTCTCCAACGTTTCTAACAATAAATCAGCCCCTTGATTTGCTAGTTGAACAGAAAGATCATTTAAATTAGTAAATAAATTAATGGGGGTAGAAGATTTTAATAGCATATCTCCTGTATCCATACCCTCATTCATTAACATCGTGGTGATACCAGTTTCCTTCTTCCCATGAAAGAGACTCCATTGAATAGGTGCCGCACCTCTATATTCAGGCAAAATTGAACCATGAACATTGATACAACCGAATTTTGGTATTCTTAATATCTCCGAGGAAAGAATTTGTCCATAAGCAACAACTACAAAAACATCTGCATGACTATCTTTTAGTCGTTGTAAAGTTTCTTGGTCTTTTTTGATTCTTGATGGTTGCCATATTGGTAAATTATTTTTTAACGCCACTTGTTTCACAGGAGAGGGAATCATTTTACTTCCTCTACCCCTTTTTTTATCTGGTTGGGTTACAACGGCAATAATTTCGTGATTTTCTGTAGTAATTAATTTTTCTAAAGTAGTAACTGCAAATTCAGGTGTCCCAAAAAAAACAATACGCATTCTTTCTAAATATATAAATTATGTGATCATTCTTCATCAGGAAAACGAATTATATCATCATCCCCTAAATATTCCCCATTTTGAATTTCAATCATTACTAGAGGCACAACCCCGGGATTTTCAACTCTATGACGGGTATTCATGGGGACATAGGTTGATTGTTTGGGCAGTAAAAGTTGTTCTTTGCCATTAAAGGTTACTTTCGCTGTTCCTGCCACTACAACCCAATGTTCACTACGATGATAGTGAAGTTGAGTGCTGATATGATGTCCTGGTTTAACTGTAATTTTGTTAATACGGTAATTTTTACCTTGTTCTAAAACCGCAACCATTCCCCAAGGGGGAGTTCTAATATTTGCTGATGA is a window from the Cyanobacterium sp. Dongsha4 genome containing:
- a CDS encoding phosphomannose isomerase type II C-terminal cupin domain produces the protein MSINSNFPESASSANIRTPPWGMVAVLEQGKNYRINKITVKPGHHISTQLHYHRSEHWVVVAGTAKVTFNGKEQLLLPKQSTYVPMNTRHRVENPGVVPLVMIEIQNGEYLGDDDIIRFPDEE